A region of the Arthrobacter sp. FW306-07-I genome:
CGACACCGTTCCCGCCTACCGCCTGTCCATGGGGACGGCCTTGCCCGACGTCGGCCGGCTCGCTTCGTTCTGGAAGGCGCAGCTCACCGATACTTTGGGCGCCGCAGCCCAGGGGCACCTGCTGGTCGACTGCAGGTCCAGCACCTATGCCGCTGCCTGGGCGCCTCCGCCCGAACAAACGGTCTCCGTGAACGTCTTGACCGAGACCGGCGGGGTCCGCAAGGTGGTAAGCCACTTCGCCAAGCACACCCGCGGCGAACTGGCGCGGCACCTGCTGGTACGCCGCGGAAAAGCCCCCGCCGCGCCGTCGGACCTCTTGAAGGCCGCCCGCGAAAAGTGGGATGCAGAACTCGTGCCGGGCACCGCCCGCAAGCCGCACGCCCTCAACATCATCCTGACCGGCTGATCTGTCGGGTTGATGAAGCCGGGCTAGGCCACCGGGCGCTCAGGACCACTCGTCGGAGCGGACCAGGATGGCGCCGGAGTCCGGGCAAAAGACGATCTCGTCGGCAGCTGCAGCCTTGATCTCGGCGAGGTCGCCGGGGCTGAGCTTCATGCCGGAGGCTTCCGAGGTGCCGTGGAAGAGCCGTGCCGC
Encoded here:
- a CDS encoding YaaA family protein; the protein is MLILLPPSEGKTPALRGSAIDWSALGFPELNPYRAKVLEALGTVSAHQDALAMLGVGASLRGDVERNTRLHAEPAAPAHSIYSGVLYDALGYRTLTSAQRRKADESVLVISALWGALRFSDTVPAYRLSMGTALPDVGRLASFWKAQLTDTLGAAAQGHLLVDCRSSTYAAAWAPPPEQTVSVNVLTETGGVRKVVSHFAKHTRGELARHLLVRRGKAPAAPSDLLKAAREKWDAELVPGTARKPHALNIILTG